One Streptomyces sp. RerS4 DNA segment encodes these proteins:
- a CDS encoding acyl-CoA thioesterase, which yields MSEYFEYRHTVGFEETNLVGNVYYVNYLRWQGRCRELFLKQKAPAVLAEVQDDLKLFTLKVDCEFFAEITAFDELSIRMRLAEQGQTQLEFTFDYVKLGQDGVETLIARGRQRIACMRGPNTDTVPSLIPAALARALEPYQDGTRSLAGRAA from the coding sequence ATGAGTGAGTACTTCGAGTACCGGCACACGGTCGGCTTCGAGGAGACCAACCTCGTGGGCAACGTCTACTACGTGAACTACCTGCGCTGGCAGGGGCGTTGCCGGGAACTGTTCCTCAAGCAGAAGGCCCCCGCCGTCCTCGCGGAGGTCCAGGACGACCTCAAGCTCTTCACCCTGAAGGTGGACTGCGAGTTCTTCGCCGAGATCACCGCCTTCGACGAGCTGTCCATCCGGATGCGGCTCGCCGAACAGGGCCAGACCCAACTGGAGTTCACCTTCGACTACGTCAAGCTCGGCCAGGACGGCGTCGAGACCCTCATCGCCCGCGGCCGGCAGCGGATCGCCTGCATGCGCGGCCCCAACACCGACACCGTCCCCTCCCTGATCCCGGCCGCACTGGCCCGTGCCCTGGAGCCCTACCAGGACGGGACCCGGT
- a CDS encoding DUF5987 family protein has protein sequence MGQNEERVAPGGEKHTTTITLEAYADTIVPGQKRWAGDRAIAGVATGGGAVQAGALELLRWDATGIHDGLDDLARLANVHAEEYAAERGLTLDADVPAFVALAYPDRAALVQRLTRPGHPEKEFWVLLSLFCNMAFDSAAHLHTAEALAAGHPGLAAMGLSHPDADGLWRFKDFGYGRPLARLHPDTTSTGSPA, from the coding sequence ATGGGACAGAACGAGGAACGTGTGGCGCCTGGCGGCGAGAAGCACACGACGACGATCACCCTGGAGGCTTATGCGGACACCATTGTTCCCGGACAGAAGCGGTGGGCCGGAGATCGGGCCATCGCCGGCGTCGCCACCGGCGGCGGCGCCGTCCAGGCCGGGGCCCTCGAACTGCTCCGCTGGGACGCGACCGGCATCCACGACGGTCTCGACGACCTGGCCCGGCTCGCCAACGTCCACGCCGAGGAGTACGCCGCCGAGCGCGGCCTGACCCTCGACGCCGACGTACCCGCCTTCGTGGCCCTCGCCTACCCCGACCGGGCCGCGCTGGTCCAGCGGTTGACGCGGCCGGGCCACCCCGAGAAGGAGTTCTGGGTCCTGCTCTCGCTCTTCTGCAACATGGCCTTCGACTCCGCCGCGCACCTGCACACCGCCGAGGCACTGGCGGCGGGCCACCCGGGCCTCGCCGCCATGGGCCTGAGCCACCCCGACGCCGACGGCCTGTGGCGCTTCAAGGACTTCGGCTACGGCCGCCCGCTCGCCCGCCTCCACCCCGACACCACGTCCACCGGGAGCCCCGCATGA
- a CDS encoding GMC family oxidoreductase, with translation MSTTAERTDVLVIGSGFGGAIAAYHLAAGGAKVTVLERGPWLKNDDFEHDYKLGSSYTRAFDFTVGDGMSVLGGNCVGGGSVVYFAAMPRAPRFVFDRHGSIGRRMWPGSVSRATLDPWYDRVEESLSVTKQGWEDVSYAGGLWAAACDRAGRTANPLAVAIDNTKCVNCNWMMAGCRFEAKQSLLVNYLPAALAHGAEIRPLHEVQYIARTSDGDYRVHYEVVDDEDYRIHVGTGVIEAKIVVVAAGAGATPVILQRSEDHLGAMPRAVGRYFSGNGERLNTAIIDEDKAAELLGLDRGDGLAYAANQIGKGPTVASWDRLDGSLPEYSRYSLEQLYFPPGLGTILAQVPDATGPTWFGPEKKEILKRWTSWLTIFTMIEDDNEGVFGPPPATGNAHRISQQMLGRGNLRYDPTANTLGAWDKSDAEVKEILEKDGLAKVMPWTNDLVGAYTVHPLSSVRMGDDPHTSALDDTNELRGHPGIFVTDGSAVPGALTVNPAMTIAALAERAVPGIVRAARARGVSVTYGAPAPGGSRSGRRNVLPLLPTLVRP, from the coding sequence ATGAGCACGACGGCCGAACGTACCGACGTGCTGGTCATCGGCAGCGGTTTCGGCGGCGCCATCGCCGCCTACCACCTGGCGGCCGGCGGCGCGAAGGTCACCGTCCTGGAACGCGGCCCGTGGCTGAAGAACGACGACTTCGAGCACGACTACAAGCTCGGCTCCTCCTACACCCGCGCCTTCGACTTCACCGTCGGCGACGGCATGAGCGTCCTGGGCGGCAACTGCGTCGGCGGCGGCAGCGTCGTCTACTTCGCCGCGATGCCCCGCGCCCCCCGGTTCGTCTTCGACCGGCACGGCTCCATCGGCCGCCGCATGTGGCCGGGCTCCGTCAGCCGCGCCACCCTCGACCCCTGGTACGACCGCGTCGAGGAGTCCCTGTCGGTCACCAAGCAGGGCTGGGAGGACGTCAGCTACGCCGGCGGCCTGTGGGCCGCGGCCTGCGACCGCGCCGGCCGCACCGCCAACCCGCTCGCCGTAGCGATCGACAACACCAAGTGCGTCAACTGCAACTGGATGATGGCCGGCTGCCGCTTCGAGGCGAAGCAGTCGCTGCTGGTCAACTACCTGCCGGCGGCCCTCGCCCACGGCGCCGAGATCCGCCCCCTGCACGAGGTCCAGTACATCGCCCGCACCTCCGACGGCGACTACCGCGTCCACTACGAGGTCGTCGACGACGAGGACTACCGCATCCACGTGGGCACCGGCGTCATCGAGGCGAAGATCGTGGTCGTCGCGGCGGGAGCCGGCGCCACCCCCGTCATCCTCCAGCGCAGCGAGGACCACCTCGGCGCCATGCCCCGAGCGGTGGGCCGCTACTTCTCCGGCAACGGCGAACGGCTCAACACCGCGATCATCGACGAGGACAAGGCCGCCGAACTGCTCGGCCTCGACCGCGGCGACGGCCTCGCCTACGCCGCCAACCAGATCGGCAAGGGCCCGACCGTGGCCAGCTGGGACCGGCTCGACGGCTCCCTGCCCGAATACTCGCGCTACTCCCTGGAACAGCTGTACTTCCCGCCCGGCCTCGGCACGATCCTGGCCCAGGTCCCCGACGCGACCGGACCCACGTGGTTCGGCCCCGAGAAGAAGGAGATCCTCAAGCGCTGGACGTCCTGGCTGACCATCTTCACGATGATCGAGGACGACAACGAGGGCGTCTTCGGACCGCCCCCCGCCACCGGCAACGCGCACCGCATCTCCCAGCAGATGCTGGGCCGCGGCAACCTGCGCTACGACCCGACCGCGAACACCCTCGGCGCCTGGGACAAATCCGACGCCGAAGTCAAGGAGATCCTGGAGAAGGACGGCCTCGCCAAGGTGATGCCGTGGACGAACGACCTGGTGGGCGCCTACACCGTGCACCCGCTGTCCTCCGTCCGCATGGGCGACGACCCGCACACCTCCGCGCTCGACGACACCAACGAGCTGCGCGGCCACCCCGGCATCTTCGTCACCGACGGCTCCGCCGTCCCCGGCGCGCTGACCGTCAACCCGGCCATGACCATCGCCGCGCTCGCCGAGCGCGCCGTGCCGGGCATCGTCCGCGCCGCCCGGGCCCGCGGCGTGTCCGTCACCTACGGAGCGCCGGCCCCCGGCGGCTCCCGCAGCGGCCGCAGGAACGTCCTGCCCCTGCTGCCCACCCTCGTCCGTCCCTGA